In Synechococcus sp. Nb3U1, one DNA window encodes the following:
- a CDS encoding prepilin peptidase: protein MLNLLLTSWEFRLLGWVAVLLLGACVGSFLNVVVYRLPNGMSLIHPGSHCPTCKTPLGPTENIPIVGWFLLRGRCRHCGVSISWRYPAVEALTMGLFALSIGVLGLSAQGILTCVLFSWLLALALIDLDTFLLLEELTRSGLLMGLVARLALPWLEGSGSWPAMGMSLVGGIAGAVLGIWLLEGIGLLARWVLKREAMGLGDGKLMALIGMWLGWPGVVVTLIGGCLFGLLGSGLAMGLGRARLGKPIPFGPYLAMGGGVAALAGSQLVEGYLRWSGLLE, encoded by the coding sequence ATGCTCAACCTTCTCCTCACTAGCTGGGAGTTTCGCCTGCTGGGTTGGGTGGCGGTGTTGCTGTTAGGAGCTTGTGTGGGCAGTTTTTTGAATGTGGTCGTTTACCGCCTACCGAATGGGATGTCGTTGATTCATCCAGGATCCCATTGCCCTACTTGCAAAACCCCCCTGGGGCCGACCGAGAATATTCCCATTGTGGGTTGGTTTTTGTTGCGGGGGCGCTGTCGTCACTGTGGGGTATCGATCAGCTGGCGTTATCCAGCGGTAGAGGCGCTGACGATGGGGCTCTTTGCTCTCAGCATTGGGGTTTTGGGGTTATCGGCCCAAGGGATCCTCACCTGCGTCCTGTTCAGTTGGCTGCTGGCTTTGGCCCTGATTGATTTAGATACCTTTTTGCTGCTGGAAGAACTGACCCGTTCGGGATTGCTGATGGGCCTTGTGGCTCGGTTGGCCCTACCTTGGCTGGAGGGATCCGGCTCTTGGCCAGCTATGGGGATGTCGCTGGTGGGGGGGATTGCGGGGGCGGTGCTGGGCATTTGGCTGCTGGAGGGAATTGGCCTCTTGGCCCGCTGGGTGCTGAAGCGAGAGGCGATGGGGTTAGGGGATGGCAAGCTTATGGCCTTAATCGGCATGTGGTTGGGGTGGCCGGGGGTGGTGGTGACCCTGATCGGGGGTTGCCTTTTTGGGTTGTTGGGCAGTGGTTTGGCGATGGGGTTGGGCCGAGCCCGTTTGGGTAAGCCGATCCCCTTCGGCCCTTACCTGGCAATGGGTGGGGGAGTAGCAGCTTTGGCCGGATCCCAATTGGTGGAAGGTTACCTACGTTGGTCGGGGCTGCTGGAATAA
- a CDS encoding dihydroorotase produces the protein MAEDLLIRDAELLVPEGDPWRGDVWVQDGIIAQIGRSISPEGVARVIEAEGKTLMPGVIDPQVHFREPGREHKEDLQTGSWACARGGVTSFLEMPNTDPLTINQAALDDKLARAASKCVVNYGFFVGATVDNLKDLQTVQGACGIKIFMGSMHGPLLVDDQAALERIFAETDPKFLIAVHAEDLSRIHARKATFAEQTDVAIHSQIQDEESALIASQRALDLSTRYQHRLHILHLSTGLEVQLLRQHKPAWVTAEVTPQHLLLSTADYARLGSLVQMNPPLRDPDNNEQLWQGLRDGILDCIATDHAPHTLEEKAQPYPGSPSGMPGVETALPLMLTAAQQGRCTLAQVVQWMCEAPARLYGIPNKGRLQVGYDADLVLVDLHTPKPVQREEVLSKCGWNPFEGWELVGWPQVTVVGGQIAFSEGKVDPTVRGKALQFRR, from the coding sequence TTGGCTGAAGATCTGTTGATTCGCGATGCTGAGCTGCTGGTGCCAGAAGGGGATCCCTGGCGGGGGGATGTTTGGGTGCAAGATGGAATCATCGCCCAAATAGGTCGTTCTATTTCCCCAGAAGGGGTGGCACGGGTGATCGAGGCAGAGGGTAAAACCCTGATGCCAGGGGTGATCGACCCTCAGGTGCATTTTCGGGAACCAGGTCGAGAACATAAAGAAGATCTGCAAACGGGATCCTGGGCCTGTGCCCGCGGTGGAGTGACCAGCTTTTTGGAGATGCCCAATACGGATCCCCTGACGATTAACCAAGCTGCGCTAGATGACAAATTGGCCCGTGCCGCCAGCAAATGTGTGGTCAATTACGGCTTTTTTGTCGGAGCTACTGTCGATAACCTGAAGGATCTGCAAACGGTGCAGGGAGCCTGTGGGATCAAGATCTTTATGGGATCCATGCACGGCCCTTTGTTAGTTGATGATCAGGCCGCCCTAGAACGTATTTTTGCCGAAACGGATCCGAAGTTTTTAATTGCGGTTCATGCCGAAGATCTCAGCCGGATTCACGCTCGTAAGGCCACCTTTGCCGAACAAACGGATGTTGCCATTCATTCCCAAATTCAGGACGAAGAATCGGCACTGATCGCTAGCCAACGGGCATTGGATTTATCTACTCGTTACCAGCATCGCCTGCATATTTTGCATCTTTCTACTGGGCTAGAAGTGCAGCTATTGCGGCAGCACAAACCCGCTTGGGTAACAGCAGAAGTCACACCGCAACATCTACTCCTGAGCACCGCCGACTATGCCCGCCTGGGATCCCTAGTCCAGATGAACCCGCCCCTACGGGATCCTGATAACAACGAACAGCTGTGGCAAGGTTTGCGGGATGGCATTTTGGACTGCATCGCCACCGATCATGCCCCCCACACCCTAGAGGAGAAAGCTCAGCCCTATCCGGGATCCCCCTCGGGAATGCCGGGGGTAGAAACTGCTTTGCCTCTGATGCTGACGGCAGCTCAACAGGGTCGCTGTACGCTGGCCCAGGTGGTGCAGTGGATGTGTGAGGCTCCGGCCCGTCTGTACGGGATCCCCAACAAGGGGCGCTTGCAGGTGGGGTACGATGCGGATTTGGTGCTGGTGGATCTGCATACCCCCAAACCGGTACAGCGGGAGGAGGTCTTGTCCAAGTGCGGCTGGAACCCTTTTGAGGGCTGGGAACTGGTGGGTTGGCCGCAGGTGACTGTGGTGGGTGGGCAGATTGCCTTTAGCGAAGGGAAGGTGGATCCCACGGTGCGGGGTAAGGCTTTACAGTTTCGCCGCTAA
- a CDS encoding DUF4131 domain-containing protein, giving the protein MDGTYLLGLGWILGLLMRAWPQGAGWGWGVPLGLGLLGSLLCRKRPRWVRTWLAMGLVGWIAWGYLGWRQPFPGPTDISLLAPQQGISIVGEITSEPRLTRSERLQFWLQAEQC; this is encoded by the coding sequence ATGGACGGCACCTATTTGCTGGGGTTGGGCTGGATTTTGGGCCTACTGATGCGGGCCTGGCCACAGGGAGCTGGCTGGGGGTGGGGGGTGCCGCTGGGGTTGGGCTTACTGGGATCCCTGCTTTGCCGGAAGCGACCGCGCTGGGTTCGCACTTGGCTGGCGATGGGGTTGGTGGGCTGGATCGCTTGGGGCTATTTGGGCTGGCGACAACCTTTTCCCGGCCCGACGGACATTAGTCTGCTGGCACCGCAGCAAGGAATCAGCATTGTTGGCGAGATCACCTCCGAGCCACGTCTGACCCGCAGCGAACGGCTGCAATTTTGGCTGCAGGCTGAGCAGTGTTGA
- a CDS encoding cupin domain-containing protein, with amino-acid sequence MTEPFQTRALSEDVDAIAPDQSEIRFLVQVQGGSMVHCSLPVGAVSLAVTHRTVAEVWYVVAGQGELWRQQGDRQDVVTLRAGLSLSIPLGTQFQFRNTGTDPLQFIIVTMPPWPGADEAVRVPDYWPISS; translated from the coding sequence ATGACAGAACCTTTCCAAACCCGAGCCCTTAGCGAGGATGTGGATGCCATTGCTCCCGACCAATCGGAAATTCGCTTTTTGGTGCAGGTTCAGGGGGGCAGTATGGTGCATTGTTCCTTACCGGTCGGAGCAGTGTCTTTGGCGGTGACCCATCGCACTGTTGCGGAGGTGTGGTACGTGGTGGCTGGGCAGGGGGAACTGTGGCGGCAACAGGGGGATCGACAGGATGTGGTGACCTTACGCGCGGGGCTCAGTCTTTCCATTCCCCTCGGTACCCAGTTTCAATTTCGCAATACGGGAACAGATCCCTTGCAGTTCATCATTGTCACGATGCCCCCTTGGCCTGGGGCGGATGAAGCAGTGCGGGTGCCGGATTACTGGCCTATTAGTTCATAA
- the cphA gene encoding cyanophycin synthetase translates to MRIQSIRVLSGPNYWSIRRQKLIQMRLDLEDLQERPTNEIPGFKEGLEALLPGLWEHHCSRGCYGGFLQRVEEGTWMGHVVEHVALEMQTMAGMAVDFGRTRETSTPGTYNVVFEYQEAEAGRFAAKAAVYLCQALVDGEDYRRDLELDIQELREIRENVRFGPSTQSLLDEATLRGIPHLRLSKGSLVQLGYGVHQKRIEATTTEKTSIIATDLAGDKRATKELLQDMGIPVPKGYTVRRRSELKATIEDVGGYPVVIKPLNANHGKGITVNITSLEAAETAYDAASQHSDVVLVEKHLVGEDYRLLVINNKLVAVAKRIPAYVVGDGRSTIQELIDEVNKDPRRGFGHENVLTLISVDDMTRRVLEGKGYTLDTVLPRGEHCTLKSTANLSTGGIAVDCTDIIHPYNLFIAERAAQIIGLDVAGIDLICPDITQPVNETGGGIVEVNASPGLRMHLAPSEGLPRNVAEPIINMLFPPGSHTRIPILAVTGTNGKTTTTRLIAHILKGIGKRVGFTTTDGVYIQNHQIAKGDMTGPYSARLVLRDPTVEVAVLETARGGILREGLGFPESDIGVVLNVTSDHLGIGDIDTLEEMARVKSVLVEAVHERGYAVLNADDGLVAAMAENVKATVAYFSMNPENPLVQKHIASGGTAAVYEEGYISIVKRGWKLRIEDVTNIPLTLSGKASFMIQNALAATLAAFLHGVSIDDIRMALGTFTSSVAQTPGRLNLFDVGGYQVLVDYAHNAAGYEAIQTTLERWDCQQKIGVIGGPGDRRNSDLQELGVLAARMFDRAIVKEDDDRRGRDPGEVAALIRQGWEQEKAGSSLQDILDEAEAIETALEKAETGDLVVIFPADVQRTIQIIGRFQDKLNPKPSYRSSSYSMGPDFVPHPHSGKPLEVDGVTATGTPE, encoded by the coding sequence ATGCGCATCCAATCCATCCGCGTTCTCAGTGGCCCTAACTACTGGAGCATCCGTCGTCAAAAGCTGATCCAAATGCGGCTTGACCTAGAGGATCTACAGGAGCGGCCCACCAACGAGATCCCTGGCTTTAAGGAAGGGTTGGAAGCGTTGTTGCCGGGGTTGTGGGAACATCACTGCTCCCGCGGCTGCTATGGAGGGTTTTTGCAACGGGTGGAAGAGGGCACCTGGATGGGGCATGTGGTCGAGCATGTGGCCCTAGAAATGCAGACGATGGCCGGGATGGCTGTGGATTTTGGCCGTACCCGCGAAACCTCTACCCCCGGCACCTACAACGTGGTGTTCGAGTATCAAGAGGCGGAAGCTGGGCGGTTTGCCGCCAAGGCTGCGGTGTATCTCTGTCAAGCCTTAGTGGATGGCGAAGACTACCGCCGCGATCTGGAACTAGATATTCAAGAGCTGCGGGAAATTCGGGAAAACGTTCGCTTCGGCCCCAGCACCCAATCTTTACTGGACGAAGCCACCCTGCGGGGGATCCCCCATCTGCGCCTCAGCAAGGGATCCCTGGTGCAACTGGGCTATGGGGTGCATCAAAAGCGCATCGAGGCCACCACCACCGAAAAAACCAGCATCATCGCCACTGATCTGGCCGGAGATAAACGGGCCACCAAAGAACTGCTACAGGATATGGGGATCCCGGTGCCCAAGGGCTATACGGTGCGTCGTCGCAGCGAGCTAAAGGCCACCATCGAGGATGTCGGGGGCTATCCGGTGGTGATCAAACCCCTCAATGCCAACCACGGCAAAGGCATCACCGTCAACATCACCAGTTTGGAAGCCGCCGAAACCGCCTACGATGCCGCCAGCCAACACTCGGATGTGGTGTTGGTGGAAAAGCACCTAGTGGGGGAAGATTACCGCCTGCTGGTGATCAACAACAAACTGGTAGCGGTGGCCAAGCGGATCCCGGCCTACGTCGTGGGGGATGGCCGCTCCACCATCCAAGAGCTCATTGATGAAGTGAATAAAGATCCGCGGCGGGGCTTCGGGCATGAGAATGTCTTGACCTTGATCAGCGTCGATGATATGACCCGGCGGGTACTAGAGGGCAAAGGCTATACCCTAGACACGGTGCTGCCCCGCGGGGAACATTGCACCCTCAAATCCACCGCCAACCTCAGTACCGGCGGCATTGCCGTCGATTGTACCGACATCATCCACCCCTACAACCTCTTCATTGCCGAGCGAGCTGCCCAAATTATTGGCTTAGATGTAGCTGGGATCGACCTGATCTGCCCCGATATCACCCAGCCTGTCAACGAAACCGGCGGCGGCATTGTCGAGGTGAATGCCTCTCCCGGCTTACGCATGCACCTAGCCCCCAGCGAAGGGCTGCCGCGCAACGTGGCGGAGCCGATCATCAACATGCTCTTCCCCCCCGGCAGCCATACCCGCATCCCGATCCTGGCGGTGACCGGCACCAACGGCAAGACCACCACCACCCGTCTCATTGCCCATATCCTCAAAGGCATTGGCAAGCGGGTGGGCTTTACCACCACCGATGGGGTGTACATTCAAAACCATCAAATTGCCAAGGGAGATATGACCGGTCCCTACAGCGCTCGTCTGGTGTTACGGGATCCCACCGTGGAGGTGGCGGTGCTAGAAACAGCGCGGGGAGGTATTTTGCGGGAGGGGCTGGGCTTCCCGGAATCCGACATCGGCGTGGTGTTGAATGTTACATCAGATCACCTGGGGATTGGGGATATCGACACCCTAGAAGAGATGGCTCGTGTAAAGTCAGTCTTGGTGGAGGCAGTACATGAGCGGGGCTATGCCGTTCTGAACGCGGACGATGGCCTGGTGGCGGCCATGGCAGAAAACGTGAAGGCGACGGTGGCCTACTTCAGCATGAACCCAGAAAATCCCCTCGTTCAAAAGCACATTGCCTCGGGTGGTACAGCAGCGGTTTATGAAGAGGGCTACATTTCCATTGTGAAGCGAGGCTGGAAGCTGCGCATTGAGGATGTCACCAACATTCCCCTCACCCTCTCTGGCAAGGCCAGCTTTATGATCCAAAATGCTCTGGCGGCAACCTTGGCGGCCTTCCTGCATGGGGTCTCCATCGATGATATCCGCATGGCACTGGGCACCTTCACCAGTTCCGTAGCCCAAACCCCCGGTCGGTTGAACCTATTTGATGTCGGTGGCTATCAGGTGTTGGTGGATTACGCCCACAATGCGGCGGGGTACGAGGCGATTCAAACCACCCTGGAGCGCTGGGACTGCCAGCAAAAAATTGGCGTGATTGGTGGGCCTGGGGATCGGCGCAACAGCGATCTACAGGAGCTGGGGGTGTTGGCGGCCCGCATGTTTGATCGCGCCATTGTCAAAGAAGACGATGACCGCCGCGGTCGGGATCCGGGAGAGGTGGCGGCTCTGATTCGGCAGGGCTGGGAACAGGAAAAAGCCGGGAGCAGCTTGCAGGACATTTTAGATGAGGCGGAAGCCATCGAAACTGCCCTAGAAAAAGCTGAAACAGGGGACTTGGTGGTCATTTTCCCCGCCGATGTGCAGCGCACCATCCAGATTATTGGCCGCTTTCAGGATAAGCTCAACCCCAAACCCAGCTACCGTAGCTCCTCCTACAGCATGGGCCCAGACTTTGTTCCCCACCCCCACAGCGGCAAACCCCTAGAGGTGGATGGCGTCACGGCCACGGGCACCCCCGAGTAA